The Dasypus novemcinctus isolate mDasNov1 chromosome 20, mDasNov1.1.hap2, whole genome shotgun sequence genome segment cccTCCTGACTCGGTCCCCCTCCCACCTGCCGTGCCTTGGTCCCCAGCCTGGTGCCACCCACTGACTATCTAGACTGGCCCTTCcatgccttccttctttctcttgcagctttggGGGACCCTCTTCTCCTGGACCTTGGCGCGATGGCCCCTTGGAGGTGACCCACGAGAGAAGGGATGCAGGCCTTTGGTCGCCCAAATGAGGGCAGCATCCAGGGACTCGTGGCCTCCCGCATCGAGACCTATGGGGGCCGGCACAGGGCCTCTGCGCAGAGCGCTGCTGGCAGCCTCTACCCTCGGGGACGCCCGGGGCTGGTGAGTCGGGCTGTGCCCAGAAGATGACCTgggtggggcaggagggagcATTCCTGGGCTTTCGGGGCTCTGTCCCCTGGCAGGTTCACAGGCTGTTCTCTTCCTGCCCCGCCCTCACCGCCACTCTTCTGTCCTGGgttgcggggtggggggaggacagTGCGTGGACCAGGCTTCCCGGCCTCCATACACCAGTCCTGGCCAGCGGGGCAGTTGAGGCAGAGAACCCGGGGAGCCAGGCCGCAGAGGAGGCCCTGTTAGACAGGTCTGAGACGTACAGCTGCGGGGTAAGGTCGCAGGGCAGGTTGGCTCCCTCCCCCTCTACCTGGGAGGAGCCTGTGGGCTCCCTGAGACCTGCCTCCCTCTGAGTCAGGGCTGGAAGAAGAGCAAAGGTTCAGGGTGTCCCCAGTATAGAagtggcggggcggggggggaacgTTAGGGGcctgccctgcctccctcccactccaccCTCCTGGCCCACCTCCAACCCTAACGGAGGCAAAAGGTGTGGAAGGCAGAGTTCTCCCTTCCCCTTAGCCTCGGGACCCCTTGAAGATGGCACTACTTCTGACCGGTGTACCCCTGCCTCGCAGGAGAAGCAGTTGCCCTGGGAGAATCCCCCAGGGCTGAGGGCGGGAAGGAAGTATGTGGGGTAATTTTAGGCCACAGGCAAATGTAGGAATGTGACCAGGCCTGACCGGGAGGGGACTCATGGCCGTGGCCCTGGCCACTCCCAACTGGGTGGGATGCGGGCTGCCCGCCCCTGGGGAGGAGGCCACACGTGCCAGCCACAGTCGAGGGAAGGAGCCAGGGACCCAGAAGGCTGTGGGTGCTGGGTGTTGTGGTGCCCGCCCCGGGGGAGAGCCCATGTGCGAACAGGTGGGCCCTGTGGGCACAGACCCAGAGCGCAGGCATGGCGAGCTCCTGGCTCTGAGGGGCCTCTGGGGGCCAGCTCGACATGCCTCTGCCCAGCTCAGCTTGGCTGTCCTGGCACAGCTGCCCACACCAAACTGGTTTGCAGGGAGAGGGGAGCCAGCCCACCCTGGGAGGGGGCGATTCTGCAGCCAAGCCTGGCCTCCCACTATCTCCCGGGACCCCCCAGAACCAcccctgctgctcccccaggaCCCCAGTCGCCGACGCCTCCAGGACTACAACCCCTTTGCCAGGAGTGCCGGCCAGGCCCGAGGCCTGCCTGCCGTGAGTCTGCGAGACCCAGAACCCGAGAAGAGGTCCGGGGGCCCTTTGGGGGCTGGCCCACCCTACTCCCCCAAACTCAAGGTAAGGGGTCCTTCTCCCATTCCCACGCTCACGGCCAGAGCTGGGAGGGCCTCCACAGCGAGCCCCGGGGGTGAGAGCACGGGTGAGGAGGCTGTCTCGCCAGGCAACTCCTCCAGGAAGTGGCTGAGGCTCTGCCGAGACCCTGGGGTGTCTCTCCACATGCCATGCCATGGGGCCCAGCGACTTGGACTCAGGACATTCTGTCGTGATTTAAAGGATAAGCTTTTATATTCAGCTTCAAGCTCTTGACAATTACCAAGTAACGTGAGACGGGCTCACTCCATCTCCCCGCCTTCCTTCACCCCTTACCCCAACTGGGGACCCCCCGCCTCTCCTCCAAGCACACTGGGCCTGGAGTCAGTATCAGGAATACGTGCTGTCCACATTACCTGGTACCAAAAATGAGTGATTTGTAAAATGCCAGCCACACTGCCACATGGAAATGTCCATATCAAATGTTGCCCAAAGGCTCCTGGGAAAATCCGATCCTGCCCACAGGGGATGCTCCGGGGAGGAATGCTGCTAGCTGGGGAGCCTGGGTCAGCCTGTGTCCTGCTCTGAGGGACCGTGCTGCAGGCCAGGGTGCCTGCCCACCCCCATGCCAACAACACcatctgccctttgccatgcgaTTCCAGGCGGGGTCGATCCCTGTCCCCAGGCCACCCTGTCCCCACCCGGTGCTGCGTGCCACCACCCATTCCCAGATAGACACCAGGCAGGCCGGGTACCGAGGGCCTGGCCAGGCCCAACCCCCTTCTCGGCTCCCCCAGGAAGTCACCAAGGCCCACGAGCTGGAGGTGAGGCTGCACACGTTCAGCATGTTTGGGATGCCCCGCCTGCCCCCGGAGGAACGGCGGCACTGGGAGATAGGGGAGAGCCGCGACAGCAGCCTGGCCATCGAGAAGTCCTGGAGAGAGCTGGTGCCCGGGCACAAGGTGGGTCTGACCCCCCGGTGTGACAGACACAAACGCACACCCTGGGAGGAGGGCAAGGAAGAGGGAAGTGAGGGCACGTGGGAAAGCATGTGGAGACAGCGAGACTGGCCTACGGGTTCCACCACTTGCTAGCCAGACCTCGGCAGGAAACCTCCTGGGCCTCAGTCACTTCCTCTGTAGAATGGGGTGACACCACCTGCACCCTGGCGCACTGGGCTGCGGATCAAAAGGCCCTGCTCAGTACAGAGAGCGAATAGCCAAGGGCGCAGGTCCTATTAAGCAGGCCTAGTAGCCTTTGGGAGATGGTAGTTGCCAATGCCTTTGGCATCGTTCCCCAGCACATCCACCACTGTCCCCACCCCAGGAAATGAGCCGGGAGTGTTGCCACCAACAGGAAGCCCTGTGGGAGCTTCTGACCACTGAGCTGAACTACGTGTGGAAGCTCAAGATCATGACCGACGTGAGCCTCCCCGGGCCCCTCTTCAGCCACTTCCCCGTCTCCTTTCGTTGTTCCCCGTTGCCGCAGACCAGGAGGGACAGAGccgctgggggtgggggacaggatACCAAGAGAGCCCTCGAATCTCGGACCTGCCCAGAGCCTGGGGAGACAAGGCGGCAGTCCTgcagggggtgggagaagggctAGCTGGGGCCCAGAGGAGGAGGTCAGGTGCTGAGCCCCCCGCCTCTCTCCCTGTGTCTAGCTCCTGGCCGCCGGTTTGCTGAACTTGCAGCGAGTGGGACTGCTGACAGAAGTGAGTGGGAGCTCGGGGGGAGTTGGCACGTCCCGAGCTCTGAGCCCAGGGAGGGAGGGTCACAGAAGGCCCCCCCGGCTGCCCAGTTTGAATCCCCAGCACCCCATTTTCTGGGACAGCCCTGGCCTCTTGCTCAAGACCCCAATCCAGGCCCCAGGTCCTGCAGCCTCCGCCCAGTACTCAGCTCAGTGAGGCCAGAGTGCCACGGAAGGGAAAGCTGGAGCGCCTCGGACCTCAGGCCCACTGCATCAGGCCCTTCGCcgcctctccctcttcctccctcttcctgatGGAATCTTAGGGATTCCCGCCTGCCCACCACCACAGCTGCCTGGCGGTGACTTGCCGAAGACATGGCGCTGAGTTCTCCCTCCTGCAGGTGTCGGCCGAGATCCTGTTTGGAAATGTCCCCAGCCTGATTCGAGCCCACCGGAGCTTTTGGGAGGAGGTGCTGAGCCCCACCCTGCAAGAGGCCCGAGCCTTGGGCCAACCTCTGGACCCTGTTGGCCTGCAAAACGGCTTCCTGACGGTGAGGCACGGAGACGGGCCAACGGGGATGGGGCAGGCCTGGGAGCCCCCAGAGGGCCCAGTCTGTCGGGCATGCCCGGGCAACCCGCATCTCTCCACAGCTGGGGGGCCCGTAGGGCACTGCCCCTACACCAATCTACCACCTTCCTTCCACCAGTGTGACCTCTGTCTCAAAGATTCTTTGGCCTTCTGGAGACCCTTATGACATAAAAATGCCACTGTCCCTTTTAAGCCCTTATCAACTGACAAAGCTTAATTCTTAGACAGACAGCTGAGAGCAAGAATGGAGCCTCAGTGAGGCGCCCTGTAGGATGGCAGGGGGAGAAGAGGGAGGCTCAGGATCGAAGTCTGCTCTGCAGTTTTACCAAGTGAGGAACATGTGAATCCTGCAGAGCTGGGATGTAATAGAGAGTGGGGGGCGGCTGGcaagggtgggggcggggtgtCTCCTGGATGCCTTAGGCTCCCCCTTCCACAGGAGCAGGACTTCTGGGCAACCTTTGGGTCATGGCTtctccctccacccacccacccccaccccatggtTGTAATGGGATCTGCAAGAGCCTGAAAATGTTCCGGCTGAATTATTGATGGTAGGAGAGCAGGCAGTTCAGTCCAGACCAGCAGGGCACAGCAGGGGCTCGGAGGGAAGGCTTCAGAAAGCAGCAATGGGTGGGCCTCCCAGGACCTCAGTCTCTTCCTTGGAATCTGGTGCGAGGGACCTGGCCATGAGAGCAACCTGAGGAGGGAGAGCCGGGCAGGTGCCAGGCTAAGTGTCTGCACAAGGACGTCTCCCCACGCGCCCGTCATTCTGCAGCTGGAACCTGTATCTCATGactttcttccctctgcctgctccccaccccctccccccataccTTCCCTCCAGTTTGGCCAGCGGTTCCAGCCGTATGTCCAGTACTGCATGCGAGTGAAGCGGACCATGGCTTACGCCCGGGAGCAGCAGGACAATAACCCTCTCTTCCAGACTTTCGTGCAGGTGGGAGAGGGGGTACCTAGGGAGGCGGGTGGGGGGTCACCCCTGTTTACCTCTAGACCCAAGGCTGAGCCGGTCACTATGGTCGGTGAGGCAGGAAGGAGCTGATGGGCTCCTGACAACCCCCGCCCACCCCGGCAGTGGTGTGAGAAGCACAAGCGCTCGGGGAGGCAGATGCTGGGCGACCTGCTCATCAAGCCCCACCAGCGTGTCACCAAGTACCCGCTGCTGCTCCAGGCTGTGCTCAAGAGGAGCCCTGAGGCTCGAGCCCGAGAGGCCCTGACTGCCATGGTAGGCGCCCTGGCTGCTGTCCTCGGGGCTTGGGGGCTGGTGGGTGGGGGCTGATCCCCAGGGGCTCCTGAGAGCGTCTCCCTCCTCACATGCGTGTGACCATGTGGTACCTGCCAGGTCAGCCCACCTCTGAATGTGACGATGGCCATTGCTTGGGCGGGATGTGCAGGGCACAGAGCTGAGCCAAGCCTCCTCCCATgcacccccccgccccacctcctaGATCGCAGCCGTGGACTCATTCCTGCGACACATCAACAGACAGGTGCGCCAGGGCGAAGAGCAAGAGAGCCTGCTGGCCACTGCCCAGCGCATTGGGCCCTACGAGGTGCTGGAACCGCCCAGCGAGGAGGTGGAGAAGGTGAGagagggcagggggcggggggggcttGGGGAGATAGACGGCGTAGAAGCAGGAGGGGCCCAGGGCAGCACTCCCTGTACCCGGCTGCCACCCAGGGGGCCCGTGGCTccctcctggtgagggtgaggGTCCAAGGGACAGAGCTCAGAAGAATCACAAGGAGGTGCTGGGGTGCATCCTCTCCACcaagtggagaaggaagggaagagaaggcgCTGGTGGAGGAACAAGGGATGCTCTCGTTCCTGACCCTCTGTCCTGTGGCCCTCAGAACCTGCGTCCCTTCTCCACCCTGGACCTGATGTCCCCCATGTCGGGCGTTGCTCCTGAGCACATCAGGCAGCTGCTGCTGGAGGGGCCCGTGCGAGTGAAGGAGGGGCGAGAAGGGAAGGTGAGGGGCCCCAAGGAGGAACGGAGGGGATGGAAGGTGAAAcggagaggaagaagggagaggtggTGGGCAGCAGGCCGAGCAGGGGCAGGGGACCGGAAGGAAGAGgcatgcatgtgtgcacatgtgtgtctaAGAGGACGCAGGTTCCAGCGGAGGCTTGTAGGACCTTGACACTGACGTGAAAGGTCAGGCCACACTGGTGCCCCTTCCGGCTCTAGTGCGCCGTGGTTCTGCGCTGGTCCCTGTGCAGGCAGGCACACCCGCTTGCAAGCCCCCTCCCAGCTCCGGCTGACCCCTCTGTCAACCCCTGCCCCCGCCTCCAGCTGGACGTGTACCTGTTCCTCTTCTCCGACGTGCTGCTGGTGACCAAGCCCCAACGCAAGACTGACAGAGCCAAGGTCATCCGGCCCCCGCTGATGCTGGACAAGCTCGTGTGCCAACCACTCCGAGACCCGAGTATGTACCCCCCGGCCAGGACCTGGGGGCGttgccctcctctcttcctctcagCAAGGGGAAGGAGGGTCGAGATGGGCTCACAGAAGGCCTGACCTTGAAGCAGACCTTCTCCTCCACCCAGACAGCTTCCTGCTGCTGCACCTCACGGAATTCCAGTGTGTCTCCAGCGCCCTCATCGTGCACTGCCCCAGCTCCACAGATCGTGCCCGGTGGCTAGAGAAGACCCAGCAGGCTCAGGTAGGAGAGAGCAGGGCAAGGGCAGGGACAAACAGGATCCTGGGCCTCAAAAATGGAGCccaaggagggaggaggaggcaagAGAGGCCCGGGTGGACGCAGATTCAGAACGGATGGTCAGCCCTGAGGAGGTACTGCAAGAGGGAGACAGCTGCGGCCAGCCACACGAGGATGGAGGACGGAAGCCTTTGGCCAACTCTGGGAGAACACAAGACGGACCAGGCAGTCCTTCAGGGTTTCCACACTGTGAAACAATTCACTTCTAAACTTCGCTTCCTTTCCCCAGACATTTATGGGGCGCTTGCTGTgtgcaggcactgtgctaggtgctaggGAATCAGAAAAGAATGGAACACGAGGAATATCTGCTGCAGGCTAGCTGGACAAGTTAGTACACAATAATGGAGACGTGCGCAGATGGGACTGGCACAGCCACGGCGAAGGGAGGCATTTGCTCTGTCTCGAGAAGCCGTCACAGAGGAGCTGATGTTTCAGCACCATGTCGAGGGGTGTCTGGGAGATGTCGGGGGCACAGGAGTAGCAAGGGTGGGCATTCCAAATGGAGAAGCAGAATGTTCAAAGGCCGGAAATATGAAACAGGTGTGTGTGCTGCAAGAACCACTGACACTGTAGTTCAGCATTCCTGAGGCATAAAGTACAAAGGTAGGTAGAACAGGAGGGAAGCTGGCATGGCAGGTTAATGCCCATCTCTGGGTGCCATGCCAAGGAACTTGAACTTTGCCCTCTAAATGACATGGAGCTAGCAGAGGTGTAAAGCAGGGAAGTGACGTGTTTTATGTGATGCTAGCTAGAGGAATGCAAAAGGAGGGAGACCCAATAGGGCCATCTTGGTTTTGTGTGGCTGCTATAACAACTACCACAATCTCGGGGGCTTCACCTGACAGAAATTTATCCTCGCACGGTTCTGGGGCCAGAAGCCCGGAATCCAGGTGTCACCAGGGTGTTCTCCctctggaggctccaggggagaATCCATCCTGCCTCTTCCAGGTTCTGGTGGCTCCTGGTGTTCCCTGGCTGGTGGCTGCATCCCTCCCAGCTCTGCGTCTGTCTGTCCAGCCTTCTTCTCTCAGTGTCGCTGAATctcaaatctccctctgcctttctcttcTGAGGACAATGTCATAGGACTTAGGGCCCATCCTAAGTCTAGGGCCATCTCATCCAGGTTCCTTAACTCAATtgcatctgcaaagtccctttttccAAGTTCCCTCTTTTCCGAATtccacattcacaggttccagaggttatttggggtgggagaggggcacCATGCAGCTCCTACAAGAGCAGAACAGCCAGGGGAGGCTGATGAGGGTTGGACTTTGAAGGCTGGGAAAAACCATGAGCAGAAAACTCAGGGAAGCAGTTGGGCAGGATTATTTTGGGGACCATGTCTGTCTGCATTCTGGAACAAAGGGTTTGGGTGAACGGACAGTGAGAGTTTAGATGCTACAGGGTTCTGGACAAGGTTGATGGGGCTGGATTGACAAGAGAGAGCCAGAGAAAGACATAGTGTGTTTTGTGTTGAATcttatttctttattagaaaGTCAGTTAGCAGCATGGCAAATGGACTTCAGGAGTGACTGGTGACAGGAGATTTAGTGTACTAGTTTGGGTTGAAACATTGACGGTTTAGTGCCACGACCTTTGAGAGACattgcaaataataataataatcagaaaagagctaaaggagaggaaagagacacGTGAATCTTAGGGAGACAATTAGTGAAAGGCTGGACTGAATTCAGAGAATTCTAGGTTTAGAAACTACCTCagtagctatgtgaccttgggcaagttatgtGGCCTCCCCGAGCTTCAATTTCTTCAGCTGCCAAAATGGATATAAATGATAACAGTACCTGCCTCATAGGAAAAATTCAAAAAAGTCATTCCAGTTAAGCATGCAGCACCGCCGGCTTGCCGTGAGTAACTCAAGGTACAAGCAATAACTCAAGGACACAAGATGACTCACCTCCTGGATTGGCAGTGGTACCCCTGACAGAAATGAAGTCAGTGGAAAGGGAAACCTGTTGGTTTAGCTGTTGATTCCTGGGAGGGGTAAGGCTAGGGTAGTAGAATTTAGTTTTAAATAGAAGCACTTTGAAATTGAGGTAGTAGGAGATAGCCAAGTGAGATATTTTAGCtttgagaaataagaaaacatggGCCTGGCATTCAGCTGAGAAATAAGGAGGGAAAATGGAACCTCAAGCTCTTGTGTCCTCCAACCCTGTGGGGCTACCACTTCCTCGAACGCCTAAACAAAATGGCAGCAGTCCCTGGGAACCCCAAGATGGGCGACCCAAGTGAGGGGTTTAGGGTGAGGGTGGTCTCCCATCCATCCTGACCCCTACTCCAGGCTTAGCCATAATCCCTCTCTGCTTGGCCTTCTCTCCACACCACTTAACCCTCGAACCTAAAACAGTCCTTCCCTTCACCCACAAGGTTGGACTAACAGCTGACACCATTCCAGGAGCTAATCGAGTTTTACTCAAGGCTGAGGTAAGAGGGGAGCTAGGGGCCAGAACCGGAAACCAACATCGGTGTTCTAGAGCCCGTCTGCCCGGGCCAGCAGGTGGCGGTGGCTGCTACTTGGCAGGCAGCCTCTTTTCtctaccacccaccaccaggactttcttctcttccatctGCTCCCAGTACTGTGACACGCCCCTTCTCCATTTAGAACCCAATATTttattatacaaaataatatggCTCTGATAGTCTCATCTCTCCGTTCCAGAGGCAAAGAGGCCATTTCTGAGGCATAAGCAAAGCATCCAGGGCCTCCACCCTCAGTGACACAAAGAACCTTGACACCTTGGAATTAGTTTTCCTTAAATGACTTCACTACTTGTCTCCTACCAAATTCTTAGATAATCCCCCCCTTGGCACCATCAGTCTTTGTAAACCGAAGAGGGTGATGGGATATCTATGGTTCCTCTTTCCAGAGCAATCCTCAGGACTCAGACCATTTCCCTCCCCCCTactgagatggagatggagatttCTTCTTGGTGGGTCCAGTAGTGGTGCCTTAAGCCTTTAGGGAAAGTGAGCCTCTCCAGGAGAGAGAGATTGAATCTTGGGGATGGCCCCATATTTAAGGGCTGGGGAGAGGAAATCAGGAACCAGTGAAGGGAACAGAGAGGGACCTGTCAGAGATGGAGGTCAAGAACTCAAAGGAGAGCCTGGAGCGGTCAGAGCAAGGGGCTGGCGGGGAGCGCAGGGCCCAGCTCTCGTGTGCTCCCGCTCGTTACTTCACTCCTCTAAGCCTAGGGCCCTGTCGGAGGAATCGCAGGGCAGATGGGAGAGTTACATTTGTAAAATGGTCGGCCAAGGCCCAGCACTTTCTGGGCGCTTGATAAATGTTAGTTATTGTCATCATTAGAAGAAAGGGGTGATAGGTGGGGGCTAAGCCGGATGCTGACTGGGAAATGCCTCCGGAAGTCAGAGGGGATCTTTAAGAGACCAGTTTTAGTCCAATATTGGGGGACTTTGGGAGGAGAGTGGGTGAGGCTGGGAGTCACTCCGGAGGCAGCAGGGAAAAGAGGCGTTTCCTCCCTGGCTTCAGCAGGGGCACCAGGACCAAAGGAAGAAGGGTCCTGCCCAGGGagccctcccttccttttcccgGCTTTGTGGGGTGCCACATTCTTGCTCAGGCACcaatttcctcttccttctcagcTCTGTCCCCTTGAGAGCTCCTCTTACCCCAGCTGCAAGAACAGCCTAGAAAACCCTGCTAGGGTTGCTGGAGAGGTTGGGGGGGGGGTAGCTGAGGGGCAAGTTGGGGCAAATGGGGGACTTGTATACGCTGGCATTGAATGGTCCTCACCGATTACACTGTGCCAACCCCATTCCCTCCAGTTCTTTTCTTGCACACACCACCCCTACCCTCAACCTCCCAGACACAAAACTGAACTTGGATCACGTGGGCCAAAGGGCGTGGCTTCTCAGCAGGACCAGTAGgctgccccaggcctggcccctcCACCTGCCCAGTTCCCTCCTG includes the following:
- the PLEKHG6 gene encoding pleckstrin homology domain-containing family G member 6 isoform X3; this encodes MQAFGRPNEGSIQGLVASRIETYGGRHRASAQSAAGSLYPRGRPGLDPSRRRLQDYNPFARSAGQARGLPAVSLRDPEPEKRSGGPLGAGPPYSPKLKEVTKAHELEVRLHTFSMFGMPRLPPEERRHWEIGESRDSSLAIEKSWRELVPGHKEMSRECCHQQEALWELLTTELNYVWKLKIMTDLLAAGLLNLQRVGLLTEVSAEILFGNVPSLIRAHRSFWEEVLSPTLQEARALGQPLDPVGLQNGFLTFGQRFQPYVQYCMRVKRTMAYAREQQDNNPLFQTFVQWCEKHKRSGRQMLGDLLIKPHQRVTKYPLLLQAVLKRSPEARAREALTAMIAAVDSFLRHINRQVRQGEEQESLLATAQRIGPYEVLEPPSEEVEKLDVYLFLFSDVLLVTKPQRKTDRAKVIRPPLMLDKLVCQPLRDPNSFLLLHLTEFQCVSSALIVHCPSSTDRARWLEKTQQAQVGLTADTIPGANRVLLKAEATLQKLKAEEYVQQKRELLALYRDQDPEALGTRPSTPSQDGCQNSTEGRTPEFSSTIPHLVVTEDTDEDTPSVPDDTSDSGYGTWIPGSPKGSHSPLSRHRQRALRRDPRLTFSTLDLREVPLRPQPPDPQAPQRRSAPELPGGGIQRGGSLPRGDPPTWSEEEDGTSGGGNVVVETLHRARIRGQVSPSPTHVDSAGESPWDSSGDDEEEGSLFLGPGHVLSPHPLRAEDMLKEIREELATQRIEGAPEPRGTWPRKLTRAQLQRMRQSHFIELDTPLSTSEA
- the PLEKHG6 gene encoding pleckstrin homology domain-containing family G member 6 isoform X1, whose translation is MQAFGRPNEGSIQGLVASRIETYGGRHRASAQSAAGSLYPRGRPGLDPSRRRLQDYNPFARSAGQARGLPAVSLRDPEPEKRSGGPLGAGPPYSPKLKEVTKAHELEVRLHTFSMFGMPRLPPEERRHWEIGESRDSSLAIEKSWRELVPGHKEMSRECCHQQEALWELLTTELNYVWKLKIMTDLLAAGLLNLQRVGLLTEVSAEILFGNVPSLIRAHRSFWEEVLSPTLQEARALGQPLDPVGLQNGFLTFGQRFQPYVQYCMRVKRTMAYAREQQDNNPLFQTFVQWCEKHKRSGRQMLGDLLIKPHQRVTKYPLLLQAVLKRSPEARAREALTAMIAAVDSFLRHINRQVRQGEEQESLLATAQRIGPYEVLEPPSEEVEKNLRPFSTLDLMSPMSGVAPEHIRQLLLEGPVRVKEGREGKLDVYLFLFSDVLLVTKPQRKTDRAKVIRPPLMLDKLVCQPLRDPNSFLLLHLTEFQCVSSALIVHCPSSTDRARWLEKTQQAQVGLTADTIPGANRVLLKAEATLQKLKAEEYVQQKRELLALYRDQDPEALGTRPSTPSQDGCQNSTEGRTPEFSSTIPHLVVTEDTDEDTPSVPDDTSDSGYGTWIPGSPKGSHSPLSRHRQRALRRDPRLTFSTLDLREVPLRPQPPDPQAPQRRSAPELPGGGIQRGGSLPRGDPPTWSEEEDGTSGGGNVVVETLHRARIRGQVSPSPTHVDSAGESPWDSSGDDEEEGSLFLGPGHVLSPHPLRAEDMLKEIREELATQRIEGAPEPRGTWPRKLTRAQLQRMRQSHFIELDTPLSTSEA
- the PLEKHG6 gene encoding pleckstrin homology domain-containing family G member 6 isoform X2 → MQAFGRPNEGSIQGLVASRIETYGGRHRASAQSAAGSLYPRGRPGLDPSRRRLQDYNPFARSAGQARGLPAVSLRDPEPEKRSGGPLGAGPPYSPKLKEVTKAHELEVRLHTFSMFGMPRLPPEERRHWEIGESRDSSLAIEKSWRELVPGHKEMSRECCHQQEALWELLTTELNYVWKLKIMTDLLAAGLLNLQRVGLLTEVSAEILFGNVPSLIRAHRSFWEEVLSPTLQEARALGQPLDPVGLQNGFLTFGQRFQPYVQYCMRVKRTMAYAREQQDNNPLFQTFVQWCEKHKRSGRQMLGDLLIKPHQRVTKYPLLLQAVLKRSPEARAREALTAMIAAVDSFLRHINRQVRQGEEQESLLATAQRIGPYEVLEPPSEEVEKNLRPFSTLDLMSPMSGVAPEHIRQLLLEGPVRVKEGREGKLDVYLFLFSDVLLVTKPQRKTDRAKVIRPPLMLDKLVCQPLRDPNSFLLLHLTEFQCVSSALIVHCPSSTDRARWLEKTQQAQATLQKLKAEEYVQQKRELLALYRDQDPEALGTRPSTPSQDGCQNSTEGRTPEFSSTIPHLVVTEDTDEDTPSVPDDTSDSGYGTWIPGSPKGSHSPLSRHRQRALRRDPRLTFSTLDLREVPLRPQPPDPQAPQRRSAPELPGGGIQRGGSLPRGDPPTWSEEEDGTSGGGNVVVETLHRARIRGQVSPSPTHVDSAGESPWDSSGDDEEEGSLFLGPGHVLSPHPLRAEDMLKEIREELATQRIEGAPEPRGTWPRKLTRAQLQRMRQSHFIELDTPLSTSEA